From the genome of Oncorhynchus nerka isolate Pitt River unplaced genomic scaffold, Oner_Uvic_2.0 unplaced_scaffold_843, whole genome shotgun sequence, one region includes:
- the LOC135571013 gene encoding uncharacterized protein LOC135571013 — translation MRNGSEGQDLCGVRGVKKTDRLTGPQRDCLNGTGLWLDCETALRTQSGCETALRPQSDCETALRPQSGCETALRPQSGCETALRPQSDCETALQTQSGCETALRPQSDCETALRTQSDCETALRPQSDCETALRPQSGCETALRPQSGCETTLRPQSDCETALRPQSDCETALRPQSDCETALRPQSGCETALRPQSGCETALRPQSGCETALRPQSGCETALRPQSGCETALRPQSGCETALRPQSGCETALRPQSDCETALRTQSGCETALRTQSGCETTLRPQSDCETALRLQSDCETALRTQSGCETAVVPQSGCETAVVPQSGCETAVVPQSGCETAVVPQSGCETTLRPQSGCETALRTQSDCETSLRPQSYCETAVRPQSDCETALRTQSGCETAVQLQSDCETAVQPQSDCETAVRPQSDCETAVVPQSDCESAVQPQSDWETVVKPQSDCETAVQPQSDWETVVQPQSDCETAVQPQSDCETVVQPQSDCETAVQPQSDCETAVVPQSDCETAVVPQSDCETAEVPQSDCETAVVPQSDCETAVQPQSDWETAVQPQSDCETVVQPQSDCETAVQPQSDCETAVVPQSDCETAVVPQSDCETAVVPQSDCETSVQPQSDCETTVQPQSDCETTVQPQSDCETTVQPQSDCETVK, via the coding sequence ATGAGGAACGGGAGTGAGGGTCAGGACCTATGTGGAGTCAGAGGGGTCAAGAAGACAGACCGTCTAACAGGACCACAAAGAGACTGTctgaatggaactggactgtggctAGACTGTGAGACCGCACTGCGAACACAGAGTGGCTGTGAGACCGCACTACGACCACAGAGTGACTGTGAGACCGCACTACGACCCCAGAGTGGCTGTGAGACTGCACTACGACCCCAGAGTGGCTGTGAGACCGCACTACGACCACAGAGTGACTGTGAGACCGCACTGCAAACTCAGAGTGGCTGTGAGACCGCACTACGACCACAGAGTGACTGTGAGACCGCACTGCGAACACAGAGTGACTGTGAGACCGCACTACGACCACAGAGTGACTGTGAGACCGCACTACGACCCCAGAGTGGCTGTGAGACTGCACTACGACCCCAGAGTGGCTGTGAGACCACACTACGACCCCAGAGTGACTGTGAGACCGCACTACGACCACAGAGTGACTGTGAGACTGCACTACGACCACAGAGTGACTGTGAGACTGCACTACGACCCCAGAGTGGCTGTGAGACTGCACTACGACCCCAGAGTGGCTGTGAGACTGCACTACGACCCCAGAGTGGCTGTGAGACTGCACTACGACCCCAGAGTGGATGTGAGACTGCACTACGACCCCAGAGTGGCTGTGAGACTGCACTACGACCCCAGAGTGGCTGTGAGACTGCACTACGACCCCAGAGTGGCTGTGAGACTGCACTACGACCACAGAGTGACTGTGAGACCGCACTACGAACACAGAGTGGCTGTGAGACCGCACTGCGAACACAGAGTGGCTGTGAGACCACACTACGACCACAGAGTGACTGTGAGACCGCACTACGACTCCAGAGTGACTGTGAGACCGCACTGCGAACACAGAGTGGCTGTGAGACTGCAGTAGTACCCCAGAGTGGCTGTGAGACTGCAGTAGTACCCCAGAGTGGCTGTGAGACTGCAGTAGTACCCCAGAGTGGCTGTGAGACTGCAGTAGTACCCCAGAGTGGCTGTGAGACCACACTACGACCACAGAGTGGCTGTGAGACCGCACTGCGAACACAGAGTGACTGTGAGACCTCACTACGACCACAGAGTTACTGTGAGACTGCAGTACGACCCCAGAGTGACTGTGAGACCGCACTGCGAACACAGAGTGGCTGTGAGACCGCAGTGCAACTCCAGAGTGACTGCGAGACCGCGGTACAACCCCAGAGTGACTGCGAGACCGCAGTACGACCCCAGAGTGACTGCGAGACCGCAGTAGTACCCCAGAGTGACTGTGAGAGCGCAGTGCAACCCCAgagtgactgggagactgtagTAAAACCCCAGAGTGACTGCGAGACCGCAGTACAACCCCAgagtgactgggagactgtagTACAACCCCAGAGTGACTGCGAGACCGCAGTACAACCCCAGAGTGACTGCGAGACCGTAGTACAACCCCAGAGTGACTGCGAGACCGCAGTACAACCCCAGAGTGACTGCGAGACCGCAGTAGTACCCCAGAGTGACTGCGAGACCGCAGTAGTACCCCAGAGTGACTGCGAGACCGCAGAAGTACCCCAGAGTGACTGCGAGACCGCAGTAGTACCCCAGAGTGACTGCGAGACCGCAGTACAACCCCAGAGTGACTGGGAGACCGCAGTACAACCCCAGAGTGACTGCGAGACCGTAGTACAACCCCAGAGTGACTGCGAGACTGCAGTACAACCCCAGAGTGACTGTGAGACCGCAGTAGTACCCCAGAGTGACTGCGAGACCGCAGTAGTACCTCAGAGTGACTGCGAGACCGCAGTAGTACCCCAGAGTGACTGCGAGACCTCAGTACAACCCCAGAGTGACTGCGAGACCACAGTACAACCCCAGAGTGACTGCGAGACCACAGTACAACCCCAGAGTGACTGCGAGACCACAGTACAACCCCAGAGTGACTGCGAAACCGTAAAATGA